DNA from Lentibacillus amyloliquefaciens:
CAACAAGAGGGTGGCTGGACAGGATTCCGTGAGTTTGTTGTGGATGAGAAAATACAGGAAACAAGCGATGTTGTATCATTATGCCTTAAACCGAAAGATGGTCAGCCCATTGCAGCTTATAAGGCGGGACAGTATTTGACGATTAAAGCTGATATTGATGGTGAACCTCATACACATATGCGCCAATACAGCCTGTCCGGTCCGTCCGGCAAGGATTATTATAAAATCAGTGTCAAACGTGAAAAAGGCCATGGGGATTGGCCTGATGGTGTTGTTTCCGGTTATCTGCACGATCAGGCGAGAGAAGGTGACACGCTTGAACTTTCCGCCCCTGCAGGTGACTTCACAATCACGAGCGAGAAGGGGCCAATCGTACTGCTGAGTGGTGGAATCGGACTGACACCGGTGGTCGGAATGCTTGATACGATTGCAGAAAAAGACCCCAATCGTCCGGTTACGTTCATTCATGCGACACAAAACAGTTCAGCACATGCAATGAAAGCGCACATTGAACAAATTGCCGCCGATCATGCGAATGTGTCCTCGTTTGTCTGCTATGATAGTCCGAGTGACGCGGATCGGACAAGCCGGAATTATGATAAGGAAGGCTTTGTTGATTTGCCATGGCTTCAATCGATTCTATCGTGCGGCAACAAGGCTGATTTCTATTGCTGCGGTCCCGCGCCATTCATGAAAGCCGTCGACCAGGGACTTAAAGAATGGGGTGTTTCAAGCGAGAAGCGTCATTATGAATTGTTTAACCCGGTGAGTATGTTGAATGAACGAAGCGAGGAAAAAGAGGCTGCAATACTGTAATATGGTTATGGTTTTATATGAGAACAAGAAACGCGCTATGTAGCGTTTATTAAGCCAAAGTCAGGACTATGCGCCTGGCTTTTTTGGTTCAAATTTATTTTTAAAAGTGATATTCTTGTTTTAACGATTCATTTCGGTAGAGAAGAAAGGGACTGACATCATTGGGGAAAAGTAAGAGGCATGCAACCTGGGCAGAAGCAAAAAAACGCTGCCGCCTAAACCAAGCTGATATACGAATGGCGAAGGAACTTGGCATGAAACCGAAAAGCCTCATCAAAAATATCCCCGGACCAAAACAGCTTTGGAAAGCACCTGTGAAGGTTTGGGTGCGTGAACTTTATGAAGAAAAATTTGGGAAAGTGCTGAGGCCTGAAAAACCGCAGCCGGCACAATCGGGGAAACAATCGAAAAAACCCCCGGAGAGCCAACAGTATATTCCGGATGAGGAGTTGCCATTTTAAATGAAACGATTAGATGAAGGTGAAATTCTGACAATTCTGCGCGCAGCTGATGAGATTATTGCAAGTGGCGGACGGACACTGCTTGCTAAAATTTTAAAAGGGTCTGGTGAGAAAAAAATTCTGGAGTTAGGATTGGACGCGTGCCCGGTTTACGGTTATTTTAAACCGGAGAAACTGGATACCGTATTAGAGAAGATCGACTGGATGATTGATCATGATTTTCTGGATATTCAATACAGTGGAAAGTTACCGATGATCATTTTCACAGACCGTGGGTGGGAAATTGAACGTGATCAGCGGGTGGATGAATTTTTACAGGAATGGGACAGGTGGCTCTCAGCCGGTAAAAAAAGCCCCGATATGAGTTACTTAAAAGACCGGAACCGCGGAATGATATGGTTGCTGCTTGATAAAATACAGGAAACCGGAAACGAAAAGTACATTCCATACTTAAATGAGTGGGAGAAAGTTGATTATAAAAAGGTGAGAGCGAGGATTCGGGAGGTCGTCCATCAGTTGGAAACAGCTGCCCCGATTGATCGGCAAACGGCCACCGAACGGAGCGATTCAATCAACGCAGCACTGAAGGGTGCAGAACCGCATGACATCGACCTGCGATGCATCAAATGCGGTAATTATTTCACTTTTTCCGTTGGCGAGCAGCAGTTTTATAAACGAATGGGATTTGTTCATCCCAGACGATGTAAGTCCTGCCGGGAAAAAAGAGATTTGGAATTTTTATAAACGGTCAGGTAGTACGGAAAACAATATAAATGAAAGGTGAAATCGAGTATGAAATTGCAGTGATTTACACTCAAATGACCGCCTTAGAAATACAAAAGAATGGCATTAAAAAACCTCTATTGCGCAAACTAATCTAAAAGTGCAATGGAGGTTTTTTATATGAGGAAAAGTAATCAGACCGATGCAGAATCA
Protein-coding regions in this window:
- the hmpA gene encoding NO-inducible flavohemoprotein, coding for MSLDKEKLEIVKATAPVLKKNSIEIGKHFYELLFTKVPELRNIFNQTNQKRGLQQEALVYSVYAAGENIDSMENINQLVERIAEKHVSLGVKPEQYPIVGEVLIEAVQDVLGDAATDDVIEAWRAAYDYIANLFIEIEKKKFDKTEQQEGGWTGFREFVVDEKIQETSDVVSLCLKPKDGQPIAAYKAGQYLTIKADIDGEPHTHMRQYSLSGPSGKDYYKISVKREKGHGDWPDGVVSGYLHDQAREGDTLELSAPAGDFTITSEKGPIVLLSGGIGLTPVVGMLDTIAEKDPNRPVTFIHATQNSSAHAMKAHIEQIAADHANVSSFVCYDSPSDADRTSRNYDKEGFVDLPWLQSILSCGNKADFYCCGPAPFMKAVDQGLKEWGVSSEKRHYELFNPVSMLNERSEEKEAAIL
- a CDS encoding RQC-minor-1 family DNA-binding protein is translated as MKRLDEGEILTILRAADEIIASGGRTLLAKILKGSGEKKILELGLDACPVYGYFKPEKLDTVLEKIDWMIDHDFLDIQYSGKLPMIIFTDRGWEIERDQRVDEFLQEWDRWLSAGKKSPDMSYLKDRNRGMIWLLLDKIQETGNEKYIPYLNEWEKVDYKKVRARIREVVHQLETAAPIDRQTATERSDSINAALKGAEPHDIDLRCIKCGNYFTFSVGEQQFYKRMGFVHPRRCKSCREKRDLEFL